In one window of Candidatus Delongbacteria bacterium DNA:
- a CDS encoding deoxynucleoside kinase, whose translation MYVFDQIYIAVEGVTGSGKNNFAKVLSDKLKAKKLFESILRNPFLHDYYKDPEKADLTTQLSFMISRYELLRDFGYDDLFNQRTVANFIFDKDKIYSSYVLSDENKFDLYNSIASKYNEKLFNPDVVVYLRSKSDQWLFDKVLERKRSFEKNITLEYIAGLNESYEYFFNNYNKSQLVIVDIDKNDFDLDVTVETLVNHLKEGLINKLEL comes from the coding sequence ATGTACGTATTTGATCAGATATATATTGCAGTGGAAGGGGTTACCGGCTCCGGTAAAAATAATTTTGCTAAGGTACTTTCTGATAAACTGAAGGCAAAAAAGTTATTCGAATCGATATTACGAAACCCTTTTCTTCATGACTATTATAAAGACCCGGAAAAAGCTGATTTAACTACTCAATTAAGCTTCATGATATCTAGATATGAGCTTCTGAGGGATTTTGGCTATGATGATCTCTTTAATCAGAGAACTGTTGCTAACTTCATTTTTGATAAAGATAAGATTTACTCTTCATATGTTTTGTCAGATGAAAACAAGTTCGATTTGTACAACAGCATTGCTTCAAAATACAATGAAAAACTTTTTAATCCAGATGTCGTTGTTTATCTGAGAAGCAAAAGTGATCAATGGTTGTTTGATAAAGTTCTTGAGAGAAAAAGATCTTTTGAAAAAAACATTACTCTGGAGTACATAGCAGGCCTAAATGAATCGTATGAATATTTTTTTAATAATTATAACAAATCTCAGCTGGTAATAGTAGATATAGATAAGAATGATTTTGATCTCGATGTTACTGTCGAGACTTTAGTAAATCATTTGAAAGAGGGATTAATAAATAAATTAGAGTTGTAA
- a CDS encoding bifunctional methionine sulfoxide reductase B/A protein, with protein MKIIFILIMMGVVLMASDIKNKSNWKKLTSEEERVIIKKGTEYPFTGEYENHFQKGVYKCKQCGNPLYLSDSKFHSGCGWPSFDDEIEGAVLRIPDQDGHRTEIVCSNCKGHLGHVFTGEGFTEKDIRHCVNSISMTFEPVKNFQYEKAIFASGCFWGTEFMFKKLKGVVETAVGYSGGDTENPTYKQVCTGETGHAEAIEIVFDPSVISYDELVKYFFETHNPEHIDRQGPDIGEQYRSVIFYFDDKQKRIAEKYVSELTNKGYKVATKLEKNKPFWKAEEYHQDYYEKTGGAPYCHSFTKRF; from the coding sequence ATGAAGATAATTTTTATTTTAATAATGATGGGAGTGGTTTTAATGGCGAGTGATATAAAGAATAAATCCAATTGGAAGAAATTAACTTCCGAAGAAGAGAGGGTTATTATAAAAAAAGGGACAGAATACCCCTTTACTGGTGAATACGAAAATCATTTTCAAAAAGGTGTTTACAAATGCAAGCAATGTGGAAATCCATTGTATCTTTCTGACTCCAAATTTCATTCAGGTTGTGGATGGCCTAGTTTTGATGATGAAATAGAAGGAGCTGTTTTGAGGATTCCAGACCAAGATGGTCACAGAACAGAAATTGTATGTTCAAATTGTAAAGGACACTTAGGTCATGTTTTTACTGGTGAAGGATTTACAGAAAAAGATATAAGACATTGTGTCAACTCAATCTCGATGACTTTTGAGCCTGTTAAAAATTTTCAATATGAAAAGGCTATTTTTGCATCAGGTTGTTTCTGGGGAACTGAGTTTATGTTCAAAAAATTGAAAGGAGTTGTAGAAACAGCTGTTGGATATTCAGGTGGAGATACTGAAAATCCAACCTATAAGCAAGTTTGTACTGGAGAGACCGGACATGCTGAAGCAATTGAAATAGTTTTCGATCCATCTGTCATAAGTTATGATGAGCTTGTTAAATACTTTTTTGAAACACACAATCCCGAACATATAGACAGACAGGGTCCTGATATAGGAGAACAATACAGATCGGTAATTTTTTACTTTGACGACAAACAAAAGAGAATTGCTGAAAAATATGTTTCTGAATTAACAAACAAAGGGTATAAGGTTGCTACTAAACTCGAAAAAAACAAACCTTTCTGGAAAGCTGAAGAGTATCATCAGGATTATTATGAGAAAACTGGGGGAGCACCTTATTGTCATAGTTTTACAAAAAGATTTTAG
- a CDS encoding GAF domain-containing protein has protein sequence MTNYKDMVFALNEIGISLSSEKNQDVLLKKIVNSIVEFVRCDACSLFIKENDPERLIFKASRTVSLNNSSFSDTPVNLSSNSIAGYTAIYGEIINIKDCYNISEDYPFSFNRSYDHMSGYRTVSMISVPMRDHKGRIIGVLQIINKLDDEGRIIEFESEFEKIAESLASQAGVAISNVTLLNSNKNLYKSLVNSFSEAIEARSPHTAGHSKRVTWISMLLAEAVSNADYGTYADTKFTKDELEELRFSAVLHDVGKISIPEKILEKSNKLTEEEMAIIAERFEAIRLSILRSIGNGGSNLIEDLNSDHAFLIKKSIPGKPLNDEELERIVSISRKKFKLSDGTERNYLKPLEVEKFLISRGSFTKEEYEIMKLHVVHTADILNEIPFTDELKNVREYAAKHHELLDGSGYPNGLKGDDIPLQSRIMTISDIFEALTAADRPYKKSQPIDITLRILNEEADKGRLDKDLVDIFIREEVYEKYLEKKNRSHGGII, from the coding sequence ATGACAAACTACAAAGATATGGTTTTTGCCCTTAATGAAATTGGAATTTCATTAAGTTCTGAAAAGAATCAAGATGTGTTGCTAAAAAAGATTGTCAATAGTATCGTAGAATTTGTAAGGTGCGATGCTTGCTCTCTTTTCATCAAAGAGAATGATCCTGAAAGACTAATTTTTAAAGCTTCTAGAACAGTATCATTGAATAATAGTTCCTTTTCTGATACTCCTGTTAATCTTAGCTCAAATTCAATAGCTGGCTATACTGCTATTTACGGCGAAATAATAAATATTAAAGATTGTTACAATATTAGCGAAGATTATCCTTTTTCATTCAATAGGTCTTACGATCATATGTCTGGATACAGAACTGTTTCTATGATAAGCGTCCCTATGAGAGATCATAAAGGTAGAATTATTGGAGTCTTACAAATAATTAACAAATTGGATGATGAGGGGAGAATTATTGAATTTGAAAGTGAATTTGAAAAAATCGCTGAATCACTTGCAAGTCAGGCAGGAGTTGCAATCAGCAATGTGACACTACTAAACTCAAATAAAAATTTATATAAAAGTCTTGTCAACTCATTTTCAGAGGCGATAGAGGCAAGAAGCCCTCATACCGCTGGACATTCAAAAAGAGTAACATGGATATCAATGCTTTTGGCTGAAGCTGTTTCCAATGCTGACTATGGAACATATGCTGATACAAAATTTACAAAAGATGAATTGGAAGAATTGAGATTTTCAGCCGTGCTTCACGACGTAGGTAAGATTTCCATCCCTGAAAAAATATTAGAAAAATCCAATAAACTAACTGAAGAAGAGATGGCTATAATCGCTGAGAGATTTGAGGCTATCAGATTATCGATTCTTAGAAGTATTGGTAACGGCGGTTCAAATTTAATTGAGGATCTTAATTCAGATCATGCTTTTCTTATTAAAAAATCTATCCCAGGCAAACCTTTAAATGATGAGGAATTGGAAAGGATTGTTAGCATTTCCAGAAAGAAATTTAAACTTTCTGATGGCACAGAACGTAATTATTTAAAACCGCTTGAAGTTGAAAAATTTCTCATTTCTCGTGGTAGTTTTACTAAAGAAGAATATGAAATTATGAAACTTCATGTAGTTCATACTGCTGACATTTTGAACGAGATACCTTTTACTGATGAGCTAAAAAACGTTCGAGAGTATGCTGCAAAACATCATGAACTTTTGGATGGCAGTGGATATCCGAATGGTTTAAAAGGTGATGACATCCCATTACAGTCAAGAATAATGACGATATCAGATATTTTTGAAGCCCTTACTGCAGCAGATAGACCTTACAAAAAATCCCAACCTATTGATATTACATTGAGAATTTTGAACGAGGAAGCGGACAAAGGAAGACTAGACAAAGATCTTGTGGATATTTTCATCAGAGAAGAAGTATATGAAAAGTATCTGGAGAAAAAAAATAGATCCCACGGAGGAATAATCTAA
- the folK gene encoding 2-amino-4-hydroxy-6-hydroxymethyldihydropteridine diphosphokinase — MCKDFFLSIGTNIGEKIDNLKNAIQRILDHEIKVIKVSSVYETEPLGYKEQDDFYNMVLWCKTKLPPLDLLKVLNDIENDMGRIREIKDGPRVIDIDIIDYSGIVFQTEKLTIPHPRYKNRKFVLFPLKEICPDFFDPVDFDHIDNLLGNCVDNSYIYRKRNL, encoded by the coding sequence GTGTGTAAAGATTTTTTCCTTTCAATTGGAACAAATATTGGTGAAAAAATAGATAATTTGAAGAATGCTATACAACGAATTCTGGATCACGAAATCAAAGTCATTAAAGTTTCTTCTGTCTATGAGACGGAACCTCTTGGCTATAAAGAACAGGACGATTTTTATAATATGGTTCTGTGGTGTAAAACAAAACTACCACCATTAGATCTTTTAAAAGTTTTGAACGATATTGAAAATGATATGGGACGCATCAGGGAGATTAAAGATGGACCACGAGTTATTGATATTGATATAATTGATTACTCAGGTATTGTATTTCAAACAGAAAAACTTACAATACCACACCCCAGATATAAAAATAGAAAATTTGTACTTTTCCCTCTAAAGGAGATCTGTCCTGATTTTTTTGACCCTGTAGATTTCGATCATATCGATAATCTATTGGGAAATTGTGTTGATAATTCTTATATTTACAGGAAACGGAATCTATAA